Genomic DNA from Alkalihalobacterium alkalinitrilicum:
TTTGGTATTGGCCTAGGAACCGTATTCTCAGCTATTATTCAATCTAGTACAGCAACTACAGCTATTGCGATGGGATTTATGAACGATGAAATCTTTGGTTTACCGTCTGGGATTGCGATTATGCTAGGAGCTAATATTGGTACGTGTTTTAGTGCTTTCTTAGCAAGTTTAGGCGCGAAGCAATCCGCTAGATTAGTTGCTTTTGCTCACATTTGGCTAAACTTATTAGGCGTTACTTTATTTTATCCTTTGATTGGATGGCTAAGTGAAATAGCTAGTTCTTTAACTCATTTACCAAGTTTGCAACTTGCTCATGCAAGTACTATTTTTAACATTATTTCGTCCCTCATACTGCTTCCATTTGTTCATTGGTATGCTAAATTCATTATTTTTGTTCACGGAAAAACGGGTAATTCTTAAGTAGGTTATGCACCTACTTTTGAATTACCCGCTTGCTTATTACGATTAATAATCTGATTGGGATTGCCCACCGTTCACGATGGCAATTCCTGCACTCGCTCCAATACGAGTAGCACCGACTTCAATCATTGCCAATGCGCCTTCTCGGTCTCTAACACCACCTGAAGCTTTAACACCGAGATTGGGCCCAACTGTCTTTCTCATCAGCTCAATATCATCAATGGTTGCTCCACCTGTAGAAAATCCAGTCGACGTTTTAACAAAATCTGCACCCGCTTGTACCGATAGCTTACAAGCCCGCACTTTTTCTTCATCAGTTAATAAACTCGTTTCAATGATAACCTTTGTTAACGCCTTTCCTTTCGCAGCTTCAACAACAGCCTTAATATCTGCTTCAACGAGCTGGTCATTGTTTACCTTTAATGCTCCAATGTTAATGACCATATCTACCTCTGTTGCGCCTTCTTCAATCGCTTTTATGGTTTCAAATGCTTTTACTTCAGAAGTGTTTGCTCCTAAAGGAAAGCCGATCACCGTACATACTTTTACTTCTGGTGTATCCTTTAATTGTTCATATGCTGTTTTTACCCAGGTTGGATTGACACAAACTGATGCAAACTTGTATTCTTTCGCCTCTGCACATAGTTGAACAATTTGGTCATTCGTTGCTTCTGCTTTAAGTAATGTATGGTCAATCATTTTAGCGATATTGTCACTCATATGTATTTCCTCACTCTCAAAAAAAGATGTACGTACCGTTTCATCCTAGCACAAGCTAATTCAATTGTGCAAGAATCGAATTAGGGTTATACCAATGATCAAATGCTAGCCTTTTCCTAAAATATAAATAAAAGAGACTTCCTCATAAAGTGTCAGTGCATCCCGTATTACAAGCTATAGTATACCGATCTGATCGTTACTATATTCACATTAGGTGCTTTGAACTTTTTATGAGTAGCCTCTTTAACGATTATCCATTGACGACAATTTGATGGTCGTTTTCTACAATGCGGACAAACTCCCCTTCATTGTATGGATAACCCGCTTTTGTAATTTTTACTTTTACAATTTCCCCAATCATACTTTCTGTTGCTGAGAATTTCACTTTTAGATAATTATCTGAATAACCGATATAGTGACCGTTCTCTTGTGCTTCCTTATCAATCTCTTCAGGAATGACTTCTAGCACTTCTCCTTCGAATTGGGATGCATATTCTTTCGCCAACTGATTAGAGAGCTCAATTAAGCGATGAACTCGTTCATTTTTCACTTCTTCATCAACTTGATCTTCCATTCGAGCAGCAGGTGTCCCTGTACGCTTTGAATAAGGGAAGACATGTAACTCAGAAAATTGATGTTTTGTGATAAAATCGTATGTTTCCTGAAACTCTTCTGCTGTTTCACCTGGAAAACCAACAATCACATCAGATGTAACAGCTAACCCTGGTAATACTTCTTTCAAACGATCTAAACGTTCTCCAAAAAACTCCATCGTATATTTACGTCGCATTCTCTTTAAAACACTATTAGAGCCCGATTGAAGCGGGATATGAAGGTGTCGAACCACTTTTGTGGAACGATTAATTACAGCAATGACTTCATCAGTGATTTGACTCGCTTCAATTGATGAAATCCGAATACGCTTCAATCCTTCTACCTTTTCGAGGTCCTCAAGTAAGCGTGCGAGGCTATAATTTTTTAAATCTTCACCATATCCACCCGTATGAATCCCAGTTAAAACAATTTCTTTGTATCCTGCGTTCACTAATTGTGTCGCTTGTTTAATGACTTCCTCTGGGTTACGGGAGCGCATTAATCCTCGCGCCCAAGGAATAATACAAAATGTACAGAAGTTATTACATCCTTCTTGAATTTTTAAAGATGCCCGAGTCCGATCTGTAAATGCAGGAACATCTAACTCTTCATACACTCTCGTTTTCATGATGTTACTTACACCATTAATTGGTTCACGTTCTTTTTTATACTGTTCAATGTACATCAGCATCTTCGTACGATCTTGTGTACCTACGACGATATCAACACCTGGTATCGCCATAATTTCTGCTGGAGATGTTTGAGCATAACAACCCGTTACACAAATGACGGCATCGGGATTTTTTCGAATCGCACGGCGGATGACTTGTCGGCTTTTTTTATCTCCAGTATTTGTCACTGTACATGTATTAATAACATAAACATCAGCTGTTTTTTCAAAGTCTACCTTATCATAGCCATCAGCTTTAAATAGTTGCCAGATCGCTTCCGTTTCATAATGGTTTACTTTACAACCTAATGTTTGAAATGCAACTGTAGGCATTCTTTTCACCTCTCTAACTCAAAATAATAAGATATAGCCGATAGAATGTACATAGGTGCAGTTTCCGCTCGTAATATTCTTGGACCAAGGCTACAAGGAATAAATCCTGCTCCTGTCAGTTTCTTCGCTTCTGCAGCTGAAAAGCCACCTTCAGGTCCAACTAGGAAAAGAAGAGAAACCCCGTTCTTCGCTTCTGCCAAAACATTGGCTAGCTTTTTATGTTGACCAGACTTACCTTCTTCTTCGTAGGCAAACAGCACATAATCAAATTCCTTTTTTCGAGCAATTAATTGATCTATGCTATGGAGACTATCAATCGATGGGATCCTGCTTCTATGAGACTGTTCAGCTGCTTCTTTGGCAATTTTACTTAGACGTTCGAGACGCTTATCTTCCTTTTTTCCATCCCATTTCACGATAGACCTGTCACCTTGAACAGGAATAAACTGAGCTGCACCGAGCTCAGTTCCTTTTTGTATAACATAATCAAGCTTATCTCCTTTTGGGAGAGCTTGAGCAATTGTAACAAAGACAGGGAGTTCACTATCACTCGGAAGATCTTCAACAATTAATGCGACAATTTGATCATCTTCAAAACGATCAATCTCACATAAACAAACGCGATCCGCATTATTACTGCAAATAATCTGATCGCCCTCAGTCATACGCATTACACGTGTTATATGTTTTACATCTTCACCGTGAATTAGAACCATATGATCATTCATTTGTTCTTTTGCAACAAAATATCTTTGCATAACGTTTCCACCTAATTAACACTTCTAGTATGTTTCCAAAAGTAAACTCTACTACAATAGTGTTTATTTTACACTCTTTTTGCTATAATAGCTACCCAATCTTCCATCTCTGTTATTTCCTCAATTTCAAATCCATGGGAAAGAAGTGCTTCTTTTACTTCTGATTTCTTTCGTTGAATAATACCAGAAGTAATAAACTTACCACCTGGTTTAAGTACCCTTGCCGCATCTTGAACAAAGCGAACGATAATTTCTGCTAAAATATTAGCAACAATTACGTTATATTCACCATCAATTCCTTCGATTAAGTTATTCCGACGAACCGACACAACATCATCTACATTATTGATTTGCGTATTCAATTTGGCACTCTCAACCGCTACTTCATCAAGGTCTAAGGCAATGACTTGACCTGCACCAAGCTTTGCGGCAGCGATACTTAATACTCCTGTCCCCGTTCCAACATCAATAACCATGTCACCCTTTTGAATCACTTTTTCTAGTGCTTGAACACAGAGTACGGTTGTTGGATGTGTCCCTGTTCCAAATGCCATTCCTGGGTCTAGTTCAATGACACATTCATCTTCACTTATAGGTTTATATTCTTCCCATGTAGGACTAATCGTAATCGTGTTAGAAATTTTCACTGGCTTATAATACTTCTTCCATGCTGTAGCCCAGTCCTCTTCCTTCACTTCATGTAACGCTACTTTGTTATATCCTAAATCGATGTCATATAAAAGTAATCCGTTAATCGCTTCTTTCACTTCTTCCACTGTTTCTGCTAGAAAACTATTGACTGGGAAATATGCTTTAACGATAACACCCTCTTCTGGATAATCATCAGGAGAGAGTTGGTAGATTTCACCAAGATGGACTCCCCAATCTTTAATTAAATCATGAGGATCTTCAATTACTACTCCACTAGCTC
This window encodes:
- the deoC gene encoding deoxyribose-phosphate aldolase; this translates as MSDNIAKMIDHTLLKAEATNDQIVQLCAEAKEYKFASVCVNPTWVKTAYEQLKDTPEVKVCTVIGFPLGANTSEVKAFETIKAIEEGATEVDMVINIGALKVNNDQLVEADIKAVVEAAKGKALTKVIIETSLLTDEEKVRACKLSVQAGADFVKTSTGFSTGGATIDDIELMRKTVGPNLGVKASGGVRDREGALAMIEVGATRIGASAGIAIVNGGQSQSDY
- the mtaB gene encoding tRNA (N(6)-L-threonylcarbamoyladenosine(37)-C(2))-methylthiotransferase MtaB; translation: MPTVAFQTLGCKVNHYETEAIWQLFKADGYDKVDFEKTADVYVINTCTVTNTGDKKSRQVIRRAIRKNPDAVICVTGCYAQTSPAEIMAIPGVDIVVGTQDRTKMLMYIEQYKKEREPINGVSNIMKTRVYEELDVPAFTDRTRASLKIQEGCNNFCTFCIIPWARGLMRSRNPEEVIKQATQLVNAGYKEIVLTGIHTGGYGEDLKNYSLARLLEDLEKVEGLKRIRISSIEASQITDEVIAVINRSTKVVRHLHIPLQSGSNSVLKRMRRKYTMEFFGERLDRLKEVLPGLAVTSDVIVGFPGETAEEFQETYDFITKHQFSELHVFPYSKRTGTPAARMEDQVDEEVKNERVHRLIELSNQLAKEYASQFEGEVLEVIPEEIDKEAQENGHYIGYSDNYLKVKFSATESMIGEIVKVKITKAGYPYNEGEFVRIVENDHQIVVNG
- a CDS encoding 16S rRNA (uracil(1498)-N(3))-methyltransferase, with product MQRYFVAKEQMNDHMVLIHGEDVKHITRVMRMTEGDQIICSNNADRVCLCEIDRFEDDQIVALIVEDLPSDSELPVFVTIAQALPKGDKLDYVIQKGTELGAAQFIPVQGDRSIVKWDGKKEDKRLERLSKIAKEAAEQSHRSRIPSIDSLHSIDQLIARKKEFDYVLFAYEEEGKSGQHKKLANVLAEAKNGVSLLFLVGPEGGFSAAEAKKLTGAGFIPCSLGPRILRAETAPMYILSAISYYFELER
- the prmA gene encoding 50S ribosomal protein L11 methyltransferase yields the protein MKWTEFSIHTTQEAVEPVSNILHEAGASGVVIEDPHDLIKDWGVHLGEIYQLSPDDYPEEGVIVKAYFPVNSFLAETVEEVKEAINGLLLYDIDLGYNKVALHEVKEEDWATAWKKYYKPVKISNTITISPTWEEYKPISEDECVIELDPGMAFGTGTHPTTVLCVQALEKVIQKGDMVIDVGTGTGVLSIAAAKLGAGQVIALDLDEVAVESAKLNTQINNVDDVVSVRRNNLIEGIDGEYNVIVANILAEIIVRFVQDAARVLKPGGKFITSGIIQRKKSEVKEALLSHGFEIEEITEMEDWVAIIAKRV